Proteins encoded in a region of the Neoarius graeffei isolate fNeoGra1 chromosome 3, fNeoGra1.pri, whole genome shotgun sequence genome:
- the LOC132883229 gene encoding uncharacterized protein LOC132883229 isoform X1, translated as MTVPHKPVRSLIENRRHECLLVPFKEENMAPGSFGWTDSEVELLLKVAQDYKATKAQQNIDWESCKAKYSNILSLFLDKYPPETNEAFPHAKGDITQASLATKMKAIRGKYKNAIDTGRRSGHGRVVFLYLELCEEIWGGSPSTTTLHNGLETRDMEDTAAASSACSSASVSLEESATDDESLDITPAAKQRRDQLEATLKGHRHDRLKRKLPAEAHNAAEDRNLKKKLVDIIETAENRAAENMSKMADTLDRLTATITYGFAFLRQVVQPLPPPPPPYYSFPFQGRDPFGQAYAHTPPPHPNSYGNTPTNVVPLSTVNVTDLADTHDEGRQDAISYASP; from the exons ATGACAGTTCCACACAAGCCAGTCAGAAGCCTCATCGAGAACCGCCGACACGAATGTCTTCTTGTTCCTTTCAAAGAAGAAAACATGGCACCAGGGTCGTTTGGTTGGACTGACAGCGAAGTGGAGTTACTTCTTAAAGTTGCGCAGGACTACAAGGCTACTAAAGCACAACAAAATATTGATTGGGAGTCCTGTAAAGCGAAATACTCTAACATTTTGTCGTTATTTTTGGACAAGTACCCACCGGAGACCAACGAGGCTTTTCCACATGCTAAGGGGGACATAACACAAGCAAGTCTCGCAACAAAAATGAAGGCTATCAGGGGGAAGTATAAAAACGCCATTGACACGGGACGCAGAAGTGGCCATGGACGAGTGGTGTTCCTCTACTTGGAACTCTGCGAGGAGATTTGGGGTGGTTCCCCATCCACCACAACCCTCCACAACGGCCTTGAGACACGCGATATGGAGGATACCGCCGCTGCTTCCTCCGCCTGTTCCTCTGCATCGGTGTCGTTGGAGGAGTCAGCGACAGATGACGAGAGTCTCGACATCACTCCCGCAGcgaagcagaggagagaccaactTGAG GCGACACTGAAGGGACACCGGCATGACCGTCTAAAACGAAAGCTGCCTGCCGAGGCCCACAATGCTGCTGAGGACAGAAATCTCAAGAAAAAGCTTGTTGACATCATTGAGACTGCTGAAAACAGGGCAGCTGAGAATATGTCCAAAATGGCTGATACCCTGGATAGGCTAACAGCCACGATTACCTATGGCTTTGCTTTCCTGCGACAAGTTGTGCAGCCActaccacctccaccaccaccatatTACAGTTTCCCATTTCAGGGAAGAGATCCCTTTGGGCAAGCTTATGCACACACGCCACCACCACACCCAAACTCCTATGGGAACACACCAACCAATGTAGTGCCACTCAGCACAGTCAATGTCACTGATTTGGCAGACACACATGATGAGGGCAGGCAGGATGCAATTTCTTATGCAAGCCCTTAA
- the LOC132883229 gene encoding uncharacterized protein LOC132883229 isoform X2: MKAIRGKYKNAIDTGRRSGHGRVVFLYLELCEEIWGGSPSTTTLHNGLETRDMEDTAAASSACSSASVSLEESATDDESLDITPAAKQRRDQLEATLKGHRHDRLKRKLPAEAHNAAEDRNLKKKLVDIIETAENRAAENMSKMADTLDRLTATITYGFAFLRQVVQPLPPPPPPYYSFPFQGRDPFGQAYAHTPPPHPNSYGNTPTNVVPLSTVNVTDLADTHDEGRQDAISYASP, from the exons ATGAAGGCTATCAGGGGGAAGTATAAAAACGCCATTGACACGGGACGCAGAAGTGGCCATGGACGAGTGGTGTTCCTCTACTTGGAACTCTGCGAGGAGATTTGGGGTGGTTCCCCATCCACCACAACCCTCCACAACGGCCTTGAGACACGCGATATGGAGGATACCGCCGCTGCTTCCTCCGCCTGTTCCTCTGCATCGGTGTCGTTGGAGGAGTCAGCGACAGATGACGAGAGTCTCGACATCACTCCCGCAGcgaagcagaggagagaccaactTGAG GCGACACTGAAGGGACACCGGCATGACCGTCTAAAACGAAAGCTGCCTGCCGAGGCCCACAATGCTGCTGAGGACAGAAATCTCAAGAAAAAGCTTGTTGACATCATTGAGACTGCTGAAAACAGGGCAGCTGAGAATATGTCCAAAATGGCTGATACCCTGGATAGGCTAACAGCCACGATTACCTATGGCTTTGCTTTCCTGCGACAAGTTGTGCAGCCActaccacctccaccaccaccatatTACAGTTTCCCATTTCAGGGAAGAGATCCCTTTGGGCAAGCTTATGCACACACGCCACCACCACACCCAAACTCCTATGGGAACACACCAACCAATGTAGTGCCACTCAGCACAGTCAATGTCACTGATTTGGCAGACACACATGATGAGGGCAGGCAGGATGCAATTTCTTATGCAAGCCCTTAA